Proteins from a single region of Streptomyces sp. Tu 3180:
- a CDS encoding bifunctional salicylyl-CoA 5-hydroxylase/oxidoreductase gives MRVAVIGGGPGGLYAAALLKRLDPAREITVWERNAPDDTFGFGVVLSDETLGGIEHADPVVHAALQREFVRWDDIDIVHRGVRHTSGGHGFAALGRRRLLRILHERCRSLGVELRFRTEAPDAERLARTHDLVVAADGVHSTTREAFRDVFRPRITGHRCRYVWLAADFAFDAFRFEIAETEHGVMQLHGYPYARPSPGPRPPAGPAGPQDRGASTVIVEMREEVWRAAGFDGMDETESIERCAKVFADALGGRPLRSNKSTWTTFRTVVNERWSHGNVVLLGDAAHTAHFSIGSGTKLAVEDALALAACLREQPTLRDALTAYEAERRPVVASTQRAARASLEWFEDLDLYLGQPPRRFAFNLLTRSRRVTHGNLRLRDARFTEAVEREFGCPPGTPPMFTPFRLRGLTLRNRVVVSPMDMYSAVDGVPGDFHLVHLGARALGGAGLVMTEMVCVSPEGRITPGCAGLWTGRQAEAWRRITDFVHRQAPGTAIGVQLGHSGRKGSTRLMWEGMDEPLDDGNWPLVAASPLPYKPGGQVPRELSRAQLTDLREQFAAAAARAARAGFDLLELHCAHGYLLSGFLSPLTNRRTDAYGGSPEKRLRFPLEVFDAVRAVWPEERPMTVRVSATDWADGGTTAEDAVEIARAFAAHGADAIDVSTGQVVADERPEFGRSYQVPFADRIRHRASVPVIAVGAISSWDDVNSLILAGRADLCALARPHLYDPHWTLHAAAEQGYAGPGADWPAPYRAGSRPPRTGRTDAPKPRLALGS, from the coding sequence GTGAGGGTCGCGGTCATCGGCGGCGGGCCCGGCGGCCTGTACGCCGCCGCGCTGCTCAAGCGCCTCGACCCCGCCCGCGAGATCACCGTCTGGGAGCGCAACGCCCCCGACGACACCTTCGGTTTCGGTGTCGTCCTGTCCGACGAGACCCTCGGCGGCATCGAGCACGCCGACCCGGTGGTCCACGCGGCCCTCCAGCGCGAGTTCGTGCGCTGGGACGACATCGACATCGTGCACCGGGGCGTGCGCCACACCTCCGGCGGCCACGGCTTCGCCGCCCTCGGGCGGCGCCGGCTGCTGCGGATCCTGCACGAGCGCTGCCGCTCGCTCGGCGTGGAGCTGCGCTTTCGCACCGAGGCGCCGGACGCGGAGCGGCTGGCGCGGACGCACGACCTGGTGGTCGCCGCCGACGGGGTGCACAGCACCACCCGCGAGGCCTTCCGGGACGTGTTCCGGCCCCGGATCACCGGGCACCGCTGCCGCTACGTCTGGCTGGCCGCCGACTTCGCCTTCGACGCCTTCCGCTTCGAGATCGCCGAGACCGAGCACGGCGTGATGCAGCTGCACGGCTACCCCTACGCCCGCCCGTCGCCCGGCCCCCGCCCCCCGGCCGGGCCCGCCGGGCCGCAGGACCGGGGCGCCTCCACGGTGATCGTCGAGATGCGCGAGGAGGTGTGGCGCGCCGCCGGCTTCGACGGGATGGACGAGACGGAGTCGATCGAGCGCTGCGCCAAGGTCTTCGCCGACGCGCTCGGCGGACGGCCGCTGCGGTCCAACAAGTCGACGTGGACCACCTTCCGCACGGTCGTCAACGAGCGCTGGTCGCACGGCAACGTCGTGCTCCTCGGCGACGCCGCCCACACCGCCCACTTCTCCATCGGCTCCGGCACCAAGCTCGCCGTCGAGGACGCCCTGGCGCTGGCCGCGTGCCTGCGCGAACAGCCCACCCTGCGCGACGCGCTGACCGCGTACGAGGCGGAACGGCGCCCCGTCGTGGCGTCCACCCAGCGCGCGGCCCGGGCCAGCCTGGAGTGGTTCGAGGACCTGGACCTGTACCTCGGCCAGCCGCCCCGCCGGTTCGCCTTCAACCTGCTCACCCGCAGCCGCCGCGTCACCCACGGCAACCTGCGGCTGCGCGACGCGCGCTTCACCGAGGCCGTGGAGCGCGAGTTCGGCTGCCCGCCCGGCACGCCCCCGATGTTCACCCCCTTCCGGCTGCGCGGCCTGACGCTGCGCAACCGGGTCGTCGTCTCGCCCATGGACATGTACTCCGCGGTGGACGGCGTCCCCGGCGACTTCCACCTCGTCCACCTGGGCGCCCGGGCGCTGGGCGGGGCGGGGCTGGTGATGACCGAGATGGTCTGCGTCAGCCCGGAGGGACGCATCACCCCCGGCTGCGCCGGCCTCTGGACCGGCCGCCAGGCCGAGGCGTGGCGGCGGATCACCGACTTCGTGCACCGGCAGGCGCCCGGCACCGCGATCGGCGTGCAGCTCGGCCACAGCGGGCGCAAGGGCTCGACCAGGCTGATGTGGGAGGGCATGGACGAGCCGCTCGACGACGGCAACTGGCCCCTCGTCGCCGCCTCCCCCCTCCCGTACAAGCCGGGCGGCCAGGTCCCCCGCGAGCTGTCCCGCGCCCAGCTCACCGATCTGAGGGAGCAGTTCGCCGCGGCCGCCGCGCGGGCCGCGCGGGCCGGCTTCGACCTGCTCGAACTGCACTGCGCCCACGGCTATCTGCTCTCCGGCTTCCTCTCCCCGCTGACCAACCGCCGCACGGACGCCTACGGGGGCTCACCGGAGAAACGGCTCCGCTTCCCGCTGGAGGTCTTCGACGCGGTGCGCGCGGTGTGGCCCGAGGAGCGGCCCATGACCGTCCGCGTCTCCGCCACCGACTGGGCCGACGGCGGCACCACGGCCGAGGACGCGGTCGAGATCGCCCGCGCCTTCGCCGCGCACGGCGCCGACGCGATCGACGTGTCGACCGGGCAGGTCGTGGCCGACGAGAGGCCGGAGTTCGGGCGCTCCTACCAGGTCCCGTTCGCCGACCGCATCCGTCACCGGGCGAGCGTCCCGGTGATTGCGGTCGGCGCCATCTCCTCCTGGGACGACGTCAACTCCCTGATCCTGGCCGGGCGCGCGGACCTGTGCGCGCTGGCCCGCCCCCACCTGTACGACCCGCACTGGACGCTCCACGCGGCGGCCGAGCAGGGCTACGCCGGACCCGGCGCCGACTGGCCGGCACCGTACCGGGCCGGGAGCAGGCCCCCGCGGACCGGCCGTACGGACGCACCCAAGCCCCGTCTCGCGCTCGGGAGTTGA
- a CDS encoding DUF6299 family protein yields the protein MSVRPVLGAVTGAALLLLGSVAAAPSAVSAAPAETVTVDSVGRMADGSVTLSGTYRCTDATGPVYVSSAVQQDPSAYSYSVGGTRAVCDGRAHRWENTGSVPDGALKAGPAHVEATIMEMRSEGILVLPHFHAVQRQAITLVQG from the coding sequence ATGTCTGTGCGTCCCGTCCTCGGTGCGGTGACCGGCGCCGCGCTGCTGCTGCTCGGCTCCGTGGCGGCGGCACCCTCGGCGGTGTCGGCCGCTCCCGCCGAGACCGTGACGGTGGACTCCGTGGGCCGGATGGCCGACGGCTCCGTCACCCTCTCCGGCACCTACCGCTGCACCGACGCCACCGGACCGGTCTACGTCAGCTCCGCGGTGCAGCAGGACCCGTCCGCGTACAGCTACTCCGTCGGCGGCACCCGGGCGGTGTGCGACGGCCGGGCACACCGCTGGGAGAACACCGGCAGCGTGCCCGACGGCGCGCTGAAGGCCGGCCCGGCCCACGTCGAGGCCACGATCATGGAGATGCGCTCCGAGGGCATCCTGGTGCTGCCCCACTTCCACGCGGTGCAGCGACAGGCCATCACCCTGGTCCAGGGCTGA
- a CDS encoding PaaX family transcriptional regulator C-terminal domain-containing protein: protein MINVSDQQAQHAPRSLIVTLYGAYGRFVPGPVPVAELIRLLAAVGVDAPSVRSSVSRLKRRGLLVPARTAQGAAGYGLSPEARQLLDDGDRRIYAAAPPEDEGWVLAVFSVPESERQKRHVLRSRLSGLGFGTAAPGVWIAPARLYEETRHTLGRLRLDGYVDLFRGEHLGFAPTAEAVARWWDLAGIAEQHEAFLDRHARVLHAWEQRPDTPPEEAYRDYLLALDSWRHLPYADPGLPAALLPEDWPGTRSAAVFRGLHDRLRDAGAAFAGL, encoded by the coding sequence ATGATCAACGTGTCCGACCAGCAAGCCCAGCACGCTCCGAGGTCCCTCATCGTCACGCTCTACGGCGCGTACGGCCGCTTCGTGCCGGGCCCGGTGCCCGTCGCCGAGCTGATCCGGCTGCTGGCCGCGGTGGGCGTGGACGCCCCCTCCGTCCGCTCCTCGGTGTCCCGGCTCAAGCGGCGCGGGCTGCTCGTCCCGGCCCGTACCGCACAGGGCGCGGCGGGGTACGGACTCTCCCCGGAGGCACGCCAGTTGCTGGACGACGGCGACCGGCGCATCTACGCCGCCGCGCCGCCCGAGGACGAGGGCTGGGTGCTCGCGGTGTTCTCGGTGCCGGAGTCCGAGCGCCAGAAGCGGCACGTCCTGCGCTCCCGGCTGTCCGGCCTCGGCTTCGGAACGGCGGCGCCCGGCGTGTGGATCGCCCCCGCGCGGCTGTACGAGGAGACGCGGCACACCCTGGGGCGCCTGCGCCTCGACGGTTACGTCGACCTCTTCCGCGGCGAGCACCTCGGCTTCGCGCCCACCGCCGAGGCGGTCGCGCGCTGGTGGGACCTGGCCGGGATCGCGGAGCAGCACGAGGCGTTCCTGGACCGCCACGCGCGCGTGCTGCACGCCTGGGAGCAACGCCCGGACACCCCGCCCGAGGAGGCCTACCGGGACTACCTCCTCGCCCTGGACTCCTGGCGCCACCTGCCCTACGCCGACCCCGGCCTCCCCGCCGCCCTGCTCCCCGAGGACTGGCCCGGCACCCGCTCGGCGGCCGTGTTCCGGGGCCTGCACGACCGGCTCCGGGACGCGGGGGCCGCGTTCGCGGGGCTGTGA
- a CDS encoding enoyl-CoA hydratase family protein produces the protein MSPFTGSAARTARWEHLRVDLTDGVATVTLARPDRLNALTFGAYADLRDLLAELSRERAVRALVLAGEGRGFCSGGDVDEIIGATLSLDTAQLLDFNRMTGQVVRAVRECPFPVIAAVHGVAAGAGAVLALAADFRVADSSARFAFLFTRVGLSGGDMGAAYLLPRVVGLGHATRLLMLGEPVRAPEAERIGLISALADEGGADEAARALARRLADGPALAYAQTKALLTAELDMPLAAAVELDAATQALLMNGEDYAEFHAAFTEKRPPKWRGR, from the coding sequence ATGAGTCCCTTCACCGGCTCCGCCGCCCGCACCGCCCGCTGGGAGCATCTGCGCGTCGACCTCACCGACGGCGTCGCCACCGTCACCCTCGCCCGCCCCGACAGGCTCAACGCGCTCACCTTCGGCGCCTACGCCGACCTGCGCGACCTGCTCGCCGAGCTGTCCCGGGAACGGGCCGTACGGGCCCTGGTGCTCGCCGGTGAGGGCCGCGGCTTCTGCTCCGGCGGCGACGTCGACGAGATCATCGGCGCGACCCTCTCCCTGGACACCGCCCAGCTGCTCGACTTCAACCGGATGACCGGGCAGGTCGTCCGGGCGGTGCGGGAGTGCCCGTTCCCGGTGATCGCCGCGGTGCACGGGGTGGCGGCCGGCGCCGGCGCGGTCCTCGCCCTGGCCGCGGACTTCCGGGTGGCCGACTCCAGTGCCCGCTTCGCCTTCCTCTTCACCCGGGTCGGCCTGTCCGGCGGCGACATGGGCGCCGCCTACCTGCTGCCCCGGGTGGTCGGCCTCGGCCACGCGACCCGGCTGCTCATGCTGGGCGAGCCGGTGCGGGCGCCCGAGGCCGAGCGGATCGGCCTGATCAGCGCGCTCGCCGACGAGGGCGGCGCGGACGAGGCCGCCCGGGCCCTGGCCCGCCGCCTGGCCGACGGCCCGGCGCTGGCGTACGCCCAGACCAAGGCGCTGCTCACGGCCGAGCTGGACATGCCGCTGGCCGCCGCCGTCGAGCTGGACGCCGCCACGCAGGCCCTGCTCATGAACGGCGAGGACTACGCCGAGTTCCACGCCGCCTTCACCGAGAAGCGGCCGCCGAAGTGGCGGGGGCGGTAG
- a CDS encoding ATP-binding protein, producing the protein MNGPAVHELPSVHPSPDHHPSWRHSAPPGSSTSWRVALPHTTAAVPVARALVRTALAEREHAADSDTAELLTAELVANAVEHTSGGTPIELVVELLPTGCQVEVHDTDPAPPGDLTRPGLSAPDPWQEHGRGLLLIRTLSSSCGHRPTASGKAVWFRLSAVPRQRRRS; encoded by the coding sequence ATGAACGGACCCGCTGTGCACGAACTCCCCTCCGTCCACCCGTCGCCCGACCACCACCCCTCGTGGAGGCACTCCGCGCCTCCCGGGTCGTCGACCTCCTGGCGCGTCGCGCTGCCGCACACCACCGCGGCGGTGCCGGTGGCCCGTGCGCTGGTCCGCACGGCCCTGGCCGAGCGGGAGCACGCCGCCGACAGCGACACGGCGGAGCTGCTGACCGCCGAGCTGGTGGCCAACGCCGTGGAGCACACCTCGGGGGGCACCCCGATCGAGCTGGTGGTGGAGCTGCTGCCGACCGGCTGCCAGGTGGAGGTGCACGACACCGACCCGGCGCCGCCCGGCGACCTCACCCGCCCGGGCCTCAGCGCACCGGACCCCTGGCAGGAGCACGGGCGCGGGCTGCTGCTGATCCGCACCCTGAGCTCCTCGTGCGGTCACCGCCCCACCGCGTCCGGCAAGGCGGTGTGGTTCCGGCTGTCGGCCGTCCCGCGCCAGCGGCGCCGCTCCTGA
- the argF gene encoding ornithine carbamoyltransferase has product MATVPTALAGRHFLKELDFTEQEFLGLLELAAELKAAKKAGTETRYLRGRNIALIFEKPSTRTRCSFEVAAADQGASTTYIDSSGSHIGKKESAKDTARVLGRMFDAIEFRGDAQSTVEALAEHAGVPVYNGLTDDWHPTQMLADVLTMTEHCPRPVKEIAFAYLGDARFNMGNSYLVTAALLGMDVRIVAPKAYWPAQEVVDRARGLAASSGARITLTEEIGEGVAGADFVATDVWVSMGEPKEVWDERIAALAPYAVTMDVLRATGNPDVKFLHCLPAFHDLGTRVGREIHETHGLDSLEVTDEVFESAHSVVFDEAENRMHTIKAVLVATLA; this is encoded by the coding sequence ATGGCGACAGTCCCGACCGCCCTCGCCGGCCGCCACTTCCTCAAGGAGCTGGACTTCACCGAGCAGGAGTTCCTCGGTCTGCTCGAGCTGGCCGCGGAGCTGAAGGCCGCCAAGAAGGCCGGGACCGAGACGCGGTACCTGCGGGGCAGGAACATCGCGCTGATCTTCGAGAAGCCCTCGACGCGCACCCGCTGCTCCTTCGAGGTCGCCGCCGCCGACCAGGGCGCCTCGACGACGTACATCGACTCCAGCGGCTCGCACATCGGGAAGAAGGAGTCCGCCAAGGACACCGCGCGGGTGCTCGGCCGGATGTTCGACGCGATCGAGTTCCGGGGCGACGCCCAGTCCACCGTCGAGGCCCTCGCCGAACACGCCGGAGTGCCCGTCTACAACGGTCTGACCGACGACTGGCACCCCACCCAGATGCTCGCCGACGTGCTCACCATGACCGAGCACTGCCCCAGGCCGGTGAAGGAGATCGCCTTCGCCTACCTCGGCGACGCCCGCTTCAACATGGGCAACTCCTACCTCGTCACCGCGGCCCTGCTGGGCATGGACGTCCGCATCGTCGCCCCGAAGGCCTACTGGCCCGCCCAGGAGGTCGTCGACCGGGCCCGCGGGCTCGCCGCGTCCAGCGGGGCCCGCATCACGCTCACCGAGGAGATCGGCGAGGGCGTCGCGGGCGCCGACTTCGTCGCCACGGACGTCTGGGTCTCCATGGGCGAGCCCAAGGAGGTCTGGGACGAACGGATCGCCGCCCTCGCGCCGTACGCGGTGACCATGGACGTCCTGCGCGCCACCGGCAACCCGGACGTCAAGTTCCTGCACTGCCTGCCCGCCTTCCACGACCTGGGCACCCGGGTCGGCCGCGAGATCCACGAGACCCACGGCCTGGACTCGCTGGAGGTGACGGACGAGGTGTTCGAGTCGGCGCACTCGGTGGTCTTCGACGAGGCGGAGAACCGCATGCACACGATCAAGGCGGTCCTGGTGGCGACCCTGGCCTAA
- a CDS encoding acyl-CoA dehydrogenase family protein — protein MTAFSLEPERLAWCAELRALAAERLRPLAGKGEPGRVNRPLVTELGALGLLPRLFTSGALDLCLMRESLAQACTEAETALALQGLGAHPVHAHGTAAQRARWLPRVSDGSAVAAFALSEPGAGSDAAALSLTAHPDGPGRWRLTGEKRWISNAPEADFYTVFARTAPGAGARGVTAFLVPADRPGLTGTGLDMLSPHPVGALDFDAVPVTADDLLGEVDGGFRVAMGTLNLFRPSVGAFAVGMAQAALDATLGHTARRDAFGGRLKDLQSVAHQVAEMALRTESARLMVYAAATAYDAGAPDVPRRAAMAKLLATETAQYVVDRAVQLHGARALQRGHLLEHLYREVRAPRIYEGASEVQRGIVAKELYRSLEDR, from the coding sequence ATGACCGCATTCTCGCTCGAACCGGAACGGCTCGCCTGGTGCGCCGAGCTGCGCGCGCTGGCGGCCGAACGCCTGCGCCCGCTCGCCGGGAAGGGGGAACCCGGCCGCGTCAACCGGCCCCTCGTCACCGAACTCGGCGCCCTCGGCCTGCTGCCGCGCCTGTTCACCTCCGGCGCCCTCGACCTGTGCCTGATGCGGGAGTCCCTGGCCCAGGCGTGCACCGAGGCGGAGACCGCCCTCGCCCTCCAGGGCCTGGGCGCCCACCCGGTGCACGCCCACGGCACCGCCGCCCAGCGCGCCCGCTGGCTCCCCCGGGTGAGTGACGGCAGCGCGGTCGCGGCGTTCGCGCTCAGCGAGCCGGGGGCCGGCTCGGACGCGGCGGCGCTGTCGCTCACCGCTCACCCGGACGGCCCCGGCCGCTGGCGGCTCACCGGCGAGAAGCGCTGGATCTCCAACGCCCCCGAGGCCGACTTCTACACCGTCTTCGCCCGCACCGCCCCCGGCGCCGGCGCCCGCGGCGTCACCGCCTTCCTGGTCCCCGCCGACCGCCCCGGCCTCACCGGGACCGGCCTCGACATGCTCTCCCCGCATCCCGTGGGCGCCCTCGACTTCGACGCCGTGCCGGTGACCGCCGACGACCTCCTCGGCGAGGTGGACGGCGGCTTCCGCGTCGCCATGGGCACCCTCAACCTGTTCCGCCCCAGCGTCGGCGCCTTCGCGGTCGGCATGGCGCAGGCGGCCCTGGACGCGACCCTCGGCCACACCGCCCGGCGGGACGCGTTCGGCGGCAGGCTGAAGGACCTCCAGTCCGTCGCCCACCAGGTCGCGGAGATGGCCCTGCGCACGGAGTCGGCCCGGCTGATGGTGTACGCGGCGGCGACGGCGTACGACGCGGGCGCGCCGGACGTCCCGCGGCGCGCCGCCATGGCGAAGCTGCTGGCCACCGAGACCGCGCAGTACGTCGTCGACCGGGCCGTCCAGCTCCACGGCGCCCGGGCGCTGCAACGCGGGCACCTGCTGGAACACCTCTACCGCGAGGTCCGCGCACCCCGGATCTACGAGGGGGCGAGCGAGGTCCAGCGGGGCATCGTCGCCAAGGAGCTGTACAGGAGCCTGGAGGACCGGTGA
- a CDS encoding RidA family protein, translating to MTAERVNPPALSPPAGFSHAVVATGTRMVFLAGQTALDGDGEVVGDTLPEQFSRALANLLTALRAAGGTPADLARVTVYATDVAAYRAHARELGRRWRELAGRDYPAMAVVEVVRLWDERALVELDGFALLP from the coding sequence GTGACCGCCGAGCGCGTCAACCCGCCCGCCCTCTCCCCGCCGGCCGGCTTCTCGCACGCCGTGGTCGCCACCGGCACCCGGATGGTGTTCCTGGCCGGCCAGACCGCCCTCGACGGCGACGGCGAGGTGGTCGGCGACACGCTGCCCGAGCAGTTCTCGCGGGCCCTGGCCAACCTCCTCACCGCCCTGCGCGCGGCCGGCGGCACCCCCGCCGACCTGGCCCGCGTCACCGTCTACGCCACCGACGTCGCCGCGTACCGCGCGCACGCCCGCGAACTGGGCCGGCGCTGGCGGGAGCTGGCGGGCCGCGACTACCCGGCGATGGCGGTGGTCGAGGTGGTCCGGCTGTGGGACGAACGGGCGCTGGTGGAGCTCGACGGGTTCGCGCTGCTGCCCTGA
- a CDS encoding alpha/beta fold hydrolase codes for MPEIELSAGTVEYEDTGGEGPVVVLLHGLVHDASVWRKVIAELRTDHRLLAPTLPYGSHRRPMTRPPTPDLVNELVVEFLERLDLRDVTLVESDCGRAQTVAARHPERLARLALISCEAFDNYPPGLPGKMLAVACRVPGGIPLLVRTLGLKPLRRLPVGLGALTKRPVPDEIVDRWLRPLRTDPAIRRDFRHYGTHIRRTELLEAAWGLRYFDRPALVVWATEDRMMPREHGRRLAELLPRGRLVEIRDTRTLIAEDRPQRLASLLRWFVAQE; via the coding sequence ATGCCGGAGATCGAACTGAGTGCGGGCACCGTCGAGTACGAGGACACGGGAGGTGAGGGGCCGGTCGTCGTCCTGCTGCACGGACTCGTGCACGACGCCTCGGTCTGGCGGAAGGTCATCGCCGAACTGCGGACCGATCACCGGCTCCTCGCGCCGACCCTGCCGTACGGCTCCCACCGCAGGCCGATGACCCGGCCGCCCACGCCCGACCTGGTCAACGAGCTGGTCGTGGAGTTCCTGGAACGGCTGGACCTGCGGGACGTCACCCTGGTCGAGAGCGACTGCGGCCGCGCCCAGACGGTCGCGGCCCGGCACCCCGAGCGGCTGGCGCGGCTGGCGCTGATCTCCTGCGAGGCCTTCGACAACTACCCGCCGGGCCTCCCCGGCAAGATGCTCGCCGTGGCCTGCAGGGTGCCCGGCGGCATCCCGCTCCTGGTCCGCACGCTGGGTCTGAAACCGCTGCGCAGGCTGCCGGTCGGACTCGGCGCGCTCACCAAGCGCCCCGTGCCGGACGAGATCGTCGACCGTTGGCTGCGCCCCCTGCGCACCGACCCGGCGATCCGTCGGGACTTCCGGCACTACGGGACCCACATCCGGCGGACCGAACTGCTCGAGGCCGCCTGGGGGCTGCGGTACTTCGACCGGCCCGCGCTGGTCGTCTGGGCGACCGAGGACCGGATGATGCCCCGCGAGCACGGCCGCCGCCTGGCCGAACTGCTGCCCCGGGGGCGGCTGGTGGAGATCCGGGACACGCGGACGCTGATCGCCGAGGACCGGCCGCAGCGTCTCGCCTCCCTGCTGCGGTGGTTCGTCGCGCAGGAGTGA
- a CDS encoding AMP-binding protein, whose translation MNPRATAHVDTFARDHLPPPDEWPELRFDLPELNYPERLNCAAQLLHGPPGDRPVFRTPDGGSWTYGELRARVDRLAHVLTGDLGVVPGNRVLLRGPTTPWLAACWLAVLKAGGIAVTVLAQQRPHELGTVCRIARVRHALCDVRTVDDLVKAEVPGLTITPYGGDSPDDLLNRPAPGTPYEAVDTASDDVALIAFTSGTTGRPKGCVHYHRDVLAIADTFSRHVLRPTADDVFAGSPPLGFTFGLGGLLVFPMRAGASALLLEQAHPRQLLAAIAEHRVSVLFTAPTAYRAMLGELDGHAVASLRRCVSAGENLPTATWHAWHERTGLRIINGIGATELLHIFISAADELIRPGTTGIPVPGWQARVQDADGRPVPDGEPGLLAVRGPVGCRYLADPRQREYVRDGWNVTGDTYVRDPDGYFRYVARADDMIISAGYNIAGPEVEEALLRHPDVVEAAVVGRPDEARGQVVVAYAVLAEGARRDAEHLRAFVKSELAPYKCPREIVFLDALPRTATGKLQRFRLRAGTGDDQV comes from the coding sequence ATGAACCCACGGGCCACCGCGCACGTCGACACCTTCGCCCGCGACCACCTCCCGCCGCCCGACGAGTGGCCCGAGCTCCGCTTCGACCTGCCGGAGCTGAACTACCCCGAACGGCTGAACTGCGCCGCGCAGCTGCTGCACGGCCCGCCCGGCGACCGCCCCGTCTTCCGCACGCCCGACGGCGGGAGCTGGACGTACGGCGAGCTGCGCGCCCGCGTGGACCGGCTGGCGCACGTCCTCACCGGCGACCTCGGGGTGGTCCCCGGCAACCGGGTGCTGCTGCGCGGTCCCACCACGCCGTGGCTGGCGGCCTGCTGGCTGGCGGTGCTGAAGGCGGGCGGGATCGCGGTCACCGTGCTGGCCCAGCAGCGCCCGCACGAGCTGGGCACCGTCTGCCGGATCGCCCGGGTGCGCCACGCCCTGTGCGACGTCCGGACCGTGGACGACCTCGTCAAGGCCGAGGTGCCGGGCCTGACGATCACCCCGTACGGCGGCGACTCCCCCGACGACCTGCTGAACCGCCCGGCGCCCGGCACGCCCTACGAGGCCGTGGACACCGCGTCCGACGACGTCGCCCTCATCGCCTTCACCTCCGGCACCACCGGGCGGCCCAAGGGGTGCGTGCACTACCACCGGGACGTGCTGGCGATCGCGGACACCTTCTCCCGGCACGTCCTGCGGCCGACCGCGGACGACGTGTTCGCCGGCAGTCCCCCGCTGGGCTTCACCTTCGGCCTCGGCGGTCTGCTGGTGTTCCCGATGCGCGCCGGAGCGAGCGCGCTGCTGCTCGAACAGGCGCACCCCCGGCAGCTGCTGGCCGCGATCGCCGAGCACCGGGTGTCGGTGCTGTTCACCGCGCCCACGGCCTACCGCGCCATGCTCGGCGAGCTGGACGGGCACGCCGTCGCCTCGCTGCGCCGCTGCGTCTCGGCGGGCGAGAACCTGCCGACCGCCACCTGGCACGCCTGGCACGAGCGCACCGGACTGCGCATCATCAACGGCATCGGCGCCACCGAACTGCTGCACATCTTCATCTCCGCCGCCGACGAGCTGATCCGCCCCGGGACGACGGGGATCCCGGTGCCCGGGTGGCAGGCGCGCGTACAGGACGCCGACGGCCGTCCCGTACCGGACGGGGAGCCGGGGCTGCTGGCGGTGCGCGGGCCGGTCGGCTGCCGCTATCTCGCCGACCCCCGGCAGCGGGAGTACGTGCGCGACGGCTGGAACGTCACCGGCGACACCTACGTCCGCGATCCCGACGGCTACTTCCGGTACGTCGCCCGCGCCGACGACATGATCATCTCGGCGGGGTACAACATCGCCGGCCCGGAGGTCGAGGAGGCCCTGCTGCGCCACCCGGACGTCGTGGAGGCGGCGGTGGTCGGACGGCCGGACGAGGCACGCGGCCAGGTGGTGGTGGCGTACGCGGTCCTCGCGGAGGGCGCGCGGCGGGACGCCGAGCACCTGCGCGCCTTCGTGAAGTCCGAACTCGCGCCGTACAAGTGCCCCCGCGAGATCGTCTTCCTGGACGCGCTGCCGCGCACCGCCACCGGCAAGCTCCAGCGGTTCCGGCTGCGCGCCGGCACCGGAGATGACCAGGTGTGA
- a CDS encoding DUF5999 family protein, producing the protein MCAHQPSCRRTGSPAPHVVAAHPEQGWNLLCDGSIVFDDTGELLPDGRVVAPHRAPAGRLAVAA; encoded by the coding sequence ATGTGTGCCCACCAGCCTTCCTGCCGGCGGACCGGTTCCCCCGCCCCGCACGTGGTGGCCGCCCACCCCGAGCAGGGCTGGAACCTGCTCTGCGACGGCTCGATCGTCTTCGACGACACCGGCGAGCTGCTCCCCGACGGCCGGGTGGTCGCCCCGCACCGGGCGCCCGCCGGGCGCCTCGCGGTCGCCGCCTGA